From Denitrovibrio acetiphilus DSM 12809, the proteins below share one genomic window:
- a CDS encoding proline--tRNA ligase, which yields MRYSKYFIPTLREVPADAEVVSHKLMARAGMIKKVASGIYSYLPLGLVVIKKVEDIVRKCMNEADAVELMMPSVQPAELWQESGRWDFYGKELLRIKDRHNREFCYGPTHEEVTTDIIRSYINSYKALPVNLYQIQTKFRDEVRPRFGLMRGREFIMKDAYSFDMDDAGANISYQKMYDAYRRIFEMCGLRYKVVDADSGAIGGSFSHEFMVLASTGEDFVISCNSCDYSANVEKATVRKSTEPFSGDMKAAEDINTPNAKTVADVAAFLNIKESEVIKTMVLNVDDKIIAVCIRGDHELNLAKVKNFFNASVAEFATPVEIYDNTGGPLGYSGPVGLKIPVYGDYAVEAMGNYCVGANEKEMHKINVNHGRDFNFESVDDFRNAEAGDVCCECGGTYEITKGIEVGHIFKLGTKYSSSMNAMYLDKDGKRKPFVMGCYGIGITRVVAAAIEQNHDEKGIVWPVNLAPFKICVLPLAMKDQEVSETAENIYKDLINKGVEVLLDDRDERPGVKFNDAELIGIPLRVVIGKKTLAQGKIEVTVRASGESYEVDVEGCVDVLLQKLEELAGR from the coding sequence ATGAGATATAGCAAGTATTTTATCCCTACGCTGAGAGAAGTTCCGGCGGATGCGGAAGTTGTCAGTCATAAGCTGATGGCACGTGCCGGAATGATCAAAAAAGTTGCATCGGGGATATACAGCTATCTGCCTCTTGGGCTGGTGGTTATTAAGAAAGTAGAGGATATAGTGCGTAAATGTATGAACGAAGCGGATGCTGTTGAGCTTATGATGCCTTCTGTCCAGCCTGCGGAACTCTGGCAGGAATCCGGCAGATGGGACTTCTACGGCAAGGAGCTTCTCAGGATAAAAGACAGACATAACAGAGAGTTCTGCTATGGTCCAACACATGAGGAAGTTACGACTGACATTATCCGCAGTTACATAAACTCATATAAGGCATTACCTGTAAACCTTTATCAGATACAGACAAAATTTCGTGATGAAGTGCGCCCTAGGTTTGGTCTCATGCGTGGGCGTGAGTTCATAATGAAAGACGCTTACTCATTTGACATGGACGACGCAGGAGCAAATATCAGCTACCAGAAGATGTATGATGCCTACCGCCGAATATTTGAAATGTGCGGTCTGCGCTATAAGGTTGTTGATGCTGATAGCGGCGCAATCGGAGGTTCATTCTCTCACGAATTCATGGTTCTTGCCTCAACTGGTGAGGATTTTGTTATAAGCTGTAATAGCTGTGATTATTCTGCAAATGTGGAAAAAGCTACCGTCAGAAAGAGCACTGAGCCTTTTAGCGGTGACATGAAAGCTGCCGAGGACATTAACACCCCTAACGCTAAGACTGTGGCAGATGTCGCAGCATTTCTTAATATAAAAGAGTCTGAGGTTATCAAGACCATGGTGCTTAATGTGGATGACAAAATCATTGCTGTCTGCATAAGAGGTGATCACGAGCTCAATCTTGCGAAGGTTAAAAACTTTTTTAATGCTTCTGTTGCTGAGTTTGCAACCCCTGTGGAGATATACGACAATACGGGCGGTCCGCTTGGATACAGCGGTCCTGTAGGGCTTAAAATACCTGTTTATGGTGATTATGCTGTTGAGGCAATGGGGAATTACTGTGTTGGTGCTAATGAAAAAGAGATGCACAAGATTAATGTTAATCATGGCAGAGATTTTAATTTTGAGTCTGTAGATGATTTCAGAAACGCAGAGGCAGGAGATGTGTGCTGTGAGTGCGGCGGAACATATGAGATAACAAAGGGTATTGAAGTTGGGCATATTTTTAAGCTTGGTACAAAGTATTCATCATCCATGAATGCAATGTATCTGGATAAAGATGGGAAGAGAAAACCTTTTGTGATGGGATGTTACGGTATCGGTATCACAAGAGTTGTCGCTGCTGCCATAGAGCAGAACCACGATGAAAAAGGGATTGTCTGGCCTGTTAATCTCGCACCGTTCAAGATTTGTGTGCTCCCTCTTGCAATGAAAGATCAAGAAGTTTCAGAAACAGCCGAAAATATATATAAGGATCTTATAAATAAAGGGGTTGAAGTGCTGCTTGATGACAGGGATGAAAGACCTGGCGTCAAGTTTAACGATGCTGAACTTATAGGTATACCGTTGCGTGTTGTGATAGGCAAAAAGACTCTTGCACAAGGGAAAATTGAAGTTACTGTAAGGGCTTCCGGCGAATCCTATGAGGTTGATGTGGAAGGATGTGTTGACGTTCTGCTTCAGAAACTGGAAGAACTAGCTGGTAGATAA
- a CDS encoding M23 family metallopeptidase, which yields MKKKYTVMIFDESRLDEVKTRKISSRLIRFVMLSLAFYVFVSGAGFYFLNNLYKERTVLSQYKDENLQLKDKIAGYESQLISINEKLAGVTELENKVRGLAAYGQSDTEGRQLAVGGKEVDVLQDLSKVSERKDKRFFEELNVTLTNLSMEIEKRSVSLSELADFLEEQKLMLSSTPTIWPVKGWISSGFGYRISPFTGRRVFHEGLDIATKYNTPVRSAAKGIVVFSGRKAGYGKMVIVDHGYGYITKYGHNNKLLVKAGDKVSKGDFIAEVGSTGRSTGPHVHYEVLVNGIPVNPLKFIVGYN from the coding sequence ATGAAGAAGAAATACACTGTGATGATTTTTGACGAGTCACGTCTGGACGAGGTGAAAACCCGTAAAATCAGCAGCAGATTAATTCGTTTTGTTATGCTATCTTTAGCATTCTATGTGTTTGTGTCCGGAGCTGGTTTCTATTTTCTGAACAACCTTTATAAAGAACGTACGGTTCTTTCCCAGTATAAAGACGAGAATCTTCAGCTTAAAGATAAAATAGCCGGTTATGAGTCACAGCTTATAAGCATTAATGAAAAACTTGCGGGTGTTACCGAGCTTGAAAACAAAGTGAGAGGTCTCGCTGCTTATGGTCAGAGTGATACAGAAGGGCGACAGCTCGCTGTAGGCGGTAAAGAAGTTGACGTGCTTCAGGATCTTTCTAAAGTTTCAGAACGCAAGGATAAGAGATTTTTCGAAGAGCTCAATGTAACTCTTACAAATCTTAGCATGGAGATAGAGAAAAGGTCTGTCAGCCTTTCTGAACTTGCAGATTTTCTCGAAGAGCAGAAACTTATGCTCAGTTCCACACCGACTATCTGGCCTGTCAAAGGCTGGATATCCAGCGGCTTTGGCTACAGGATATCCCCTTTTACCGGCAGAAGAGTCTTTCATGAAGGGCTGGACATCGCAACTAAGTATAATACCCCTGTGAGATCAGCAGCGAAAGGCATAGTTGTTTTTTCCGGCAGAAAAGCAGGTTACGGCAAGATGGTGATTGTCGATCATGGCTACGGATATATTACAAAGTATGGTCATAACAACAAGCTTCTCGTAAAAGCAGGTGATAAAGTCAGCAAAGGTGATTTTATTGCAGAAGTAGGAAGTACAGGTCGCAGTACCGGTCCCCACGTGCACTACGAAGTTCTTGTGAACGGAATACCTGTTAACCCTTTGAAATTCATAGTCGGTTACAACTAG
- a CDS encoding type II secretion system protein — MQRSGFTLLELAIVLVIIGFVVSAAISSISIIKTSESKKIIVQATVLANAQNRYFEQTGRFAGDSDNDGRIDFADLQADSGEINGISDRTPDVDDSFIELKKLGILSDENNYAHASLAGNGFAYYAGVLNDRQVLNVLVLKDVSCMTAFQMEQTIDKNKPDDKGAKPASSDRIRWINGNSISTVSQEWTSTAICGSDSKKPVSIAYLFDRF; from the coding sequence GTGCAAAGATCAGGCTTTACTCTTTTAGAACTAGCAATTGTTCTCGTCATTATAGGCTTTGTTGTTAGTGCGGCAATAAGCTCTATCAGCATAATAAAAACATCTGAATCAAAGAAAATTATCGTTCAGGCTACGGTTCTGGCAAACGCTCAAAATCGATATTTTGAACAAACAGGAAGATTTGCCGGAGACAGTGACAATGACGGACGTATAGATTTTGCTGATCTTCAGGCTGACTCCGGTGAAATAAATGGTATTTCAGACCGGACACCCGACGTTGACGATTCATTCATCGAACTTAAAAAACTTGGCATTCTCTCAGATGAAAATAACTATGCTCACGCATCGCTTGCAGGCAACGGCTTTGCATATTACGCAGGGGTATTAAATGACAGGCAAGTCCTCAATGTACTGGTACTGAAAGACGTTTCATGCATGACAGCCTTTCAGATGGAGCAGACCATAGACAAAAACAAGCCCGACGACAAAGGCGCAAAGCCTGCCTCCTCCGACCGCATTCGCTGGATTAACGGCAACTCAATATCTACGGTCTCTCAGGAATGGACATCAACAGCCATCTGCGGTTCAGACAGTAAAAAGCCTGTGAGCATCGCATACCTGTTCGACAGGTTCTAG
- a CDS encoding sensor histidine kinase translates to MVDILYQSLIFAGFVIFAVIFYMKRAASGFLKVITEIIKVNELNEYDPVKFLETLPPLIDKLGIHSYSYYLYYHDTEHQKHANHKKNSFKKFVCAQDFTIFLEISPGKLRWERAYLVRLLVETVFLILKIDVNLNLRAANKALSEFNKINAFLSHDVKNLVQFLNIMQHNLSGNLTSNDKERLIRYMKSSAPTIKMRADRVLSTITENTKDFMTEDEVVTPCLIARNIASIMNVPIQCNGEEEEISTDRKSLIIIFENLIKNFYDKSINEPGIKLTVSISKSEEYFTISFSDTGSMIPNTERIFEPFFSDKKGGLGIGLYHCRSIASNISGKLWAENSAEGPTFVLQLKRK, encoded by the coding sequence ATGGTTGACATTCTCTACCAATCACTTATATTTGCCGGTTTTGTTATTTTCGCCGTCATCTTTTACATGAAACGTGCGGCTTCAGGCTTTCTAAAAGTTATAACTGAAATAATTAAAGTGAATGAACTCAATGAGTATGATCCTGTAAAATTTTTGGAAACTCTACCGCCTCTGATTGACAAACTAGGGATTCACTCTTATTCGTATTACCTTTACTATCACGACACTGAGCATCAGAAACATGCTAATCACAAAAAGAATTCTTTCAAAAAATTCGTCTGCGCACAGGATTTCACCATTTTTTTAGAAATATCTCCCGGTAAACTCCGCTGGGAAAGGGCATACCTCGTACGCCTGCTTGTGGAAACAGTATTTCTTATACTAAAGATAGACGTAAACTTGAACCTGCGCGCTGCCAACAAAGCACTTTCTGAATTTAACAAAATTAATGCGTTTCTCAGCCACGACGTAAAAAACCTTGTACAGTTTCTCAATATTATGCAGCACAATTTATCCGGCAACCTGACCTCTAATGACAAAGAGCGCCTTATAAGATACATGAAAAGCTCTGCTCCAACTATCAAAATGCGAGCTGACAGGGTTCTGAGCACTATTACGGAAAATACTAAGGATTTCATGACCGAAGATGAAGTCGTAACCCCCTGCCTGATAGCCAGAAACATAGCTTCCATAATGAATGTGCCTATTCAATGTAACGGAGAGGAAGAAGAAATATCTACAGACAGAAAAAGCCTGATAATTATATTTGAAAATCTGATTAAAAATTTTTACGACAAAAGCATAAATGAACCAGGCATTAAACTTACTGTCAGTATTAGCAAATCTGAAGAATATTTTACAATCTCATTTTCGGATACAGGTTCGATGATTCCCAATACAGAACGTATATTTGAACCATTCTTCTCTGATAAAAAAGGCGGGCTGGGGATAGGGCTTTACCATTGCAGAAGCATAGCCAGCAACATCAGCGGCAAGCTGTGGGCAGAAAATTCGGCAGAAGGTCCAACATTCGTCCTGCAACTTAAAAGGAAATAA
- a CDS encoding response regulator, protein MTKIILIEDDEALRKQLLFTLESDHEVSEAGNRLEALDMLKKHMPEIAILDLGLPPNENSPDEGLFIINHICENYSCKVIVLTGQATREAAVKSLEMGCFDYLEKPVNIDQLLFSMDRAKLFIDTENELKSRGVERIDIQVEIGNGLQDIREKAEKNIIIRVLNETGFNVYKSAQILGVKRESLYYFIKKFHLERN, encoded by the coding sequence ATGACAAAGATAATATTAATTGAAGACGATGAGGCACTGCGGAAACAGTTGCTGTTCACTCTGGAATCAGATCACGAAGTATCAGAAGCAGGCAACCGCCTTGAGGCTTTGGATATGCTGAAAAAGCATATGCCGGAGATAGCAATCCTGGACCTCGGGCTGCCTCCAAACGAGAATTCTCCGGATGAAGGTCTTTTCATCATTAATCACATTTGCGAAAATTATTCGTGCAAAGTTATAGTTCTGACCGGACAGGCAACCAGAGAAGCCGCAGTAAAGAGCCTTGAAATGGGCTGCTTTGACTATCTGGAAAAACCTGTAAACATTGACCAACTGCTATTTTCAATGGACAGAGCCAAGCTGTTCATAGACACTGAAAACGAACTTAAAAGCAGAGGCGTCGAACGTATAGATATTCAGGTTGAAATAGGTAACGGGTTACAGGATATCAGAGAAAAAGCTGAAAAGAATATTATTATCAGAGTTCTGAACGAAACAGGCTTTAATGTCTATAAATCTGCCCAGATACTCGGGGTCAAAAGGGAAAGCCTCTACTATTTCATAAAGAAATTTCATCTGGAACGAAACTGA
- a CDS encoding type II and III secretion system protein, whose protein sequence is MAICRLLIVLLCMTALGCVAKQIDAPENVSLIPNVESPPSPAPKLLSPPPPVYKTEIAEYDPMDDTYVTLDSVEESLSSILYMIASEAGLNLIISPDINVKNPFTITVNNMPARDALDIIAENTGIYYEVTGSSLKMLGSVTKTFKFPYVRMKTTQNSEIGGDVFGSAEANLRGDYSLKYENLPESSDVQTQIINSVHAIIFAGETEDILGSRVGETNAIGSGSGHFRGAEGYIFNRFTGILKVTTTPKKMKIVSSYMEDVIRELNKQVLIEAKLVEVTLNDTSAYGINWRGTADGKSIGLSLGTDGGAAVLPGGLTAVGAISSFDYSDWFAFMAAYGRVESVGNPRIRVMNGQSAMITSGQLKPFWEMERETDDDTDDVTVTYTRVTVLDGIMLGVTPHVKEDGTITLNIVPVFSDVEETPEQQLDENGVVVASYPNINLKEAGTVLNLESGSTVVMGGLISNVETEDETKVPLLGDVPFLGYLFKSKYKYTQKRELVIFLTATIISG, encoded by the coding sequence ATGGCTATATGTAGATTACTGATTGTATTGTTATGTATGACGGCACTTGGGTGCGTTGCGAAACAAATCGACGCTCCCGAAAATGTCAGTCTTATTCCGAATGTGGAAAGCCCTCCTTCTCCTGCCCCAAAGCTTCTTTCGCCCCCGCCTCCGGTTTACAAAACAGAAATAGCAGAATACGACCCAATGGACGATACCTATGTGACTCTTGACTCTGTGGAGGAGTCCCTTTCGTCCATACTATACATGATCGCATCCGAAGCCGGACTGAACCTCATCATAAGTCCTGACATTAATGTTAAGAACCCTTTCACTATAACTGTCAATAATATGCCTGCAAGGGACGCTCTCGACATAATTGCTGAAAATACCGGTATATATTATGAAGTGACAGGTAGTTCTCTGAAAATGCTTGGCAGTGTTACCAAAACATTCAAGTTTCCGTATGTTAGGATGAAGACAACACAGAATTCAGAAATAGGCGGTGATGTTTTCGGTTCCGCAGAAGCAAACCTTCGCGGGGATTATTCTCTGAAATATGAAAACCTGCCTGAGTCCAGTGACGTACAGACTCAGATCATCAACAGCGTTCATGCCATTATTTTTGCAGGGGAAACAGAAGATATCCTTGGGTCAAGAGTGGGCGAGACGAACGCCATCGGCTCTGGCAGCGGTCATTTCAGGGGAGCTGAGGGTTATATATTCAACAGGTTCACAGGCATTCTCAAAGTTACCACCACTCCTAAAAAGATGAAAATTGTCAGCAGCTATATGGAAGATGTGATACGGGAGCTCAACAAACAGGTTCTCATTGAGGCAAAGCTTGTGGAGGTTACGCTGAATGATACCAGTGCCTACGGCATAAACTGGCGTGGAACGGCTGACGGAAAGTCCATAGGGCTTAGTCTTGGTACGGACGGAGGTGCTGCTGTTCTGCCGGGCGGGCTGACTGCTGTGGGCGCAATATCCAGCTTTGACTACAGTGACTGGTTTGCTTTCATGGCGGCATACGGACGTGTGGAGTCGGTGGGAAACCCACGCATACGGGTGATGAACGGTCAGAGTGCCATGATAACATCCGGTCAGCTAAAGCCATTCTGGGAGATGGAGCGGGAGACGGACGATGACACAGATGATGTTACAGTCACTTACACACGGGTAACTGTCCTGGACGGAATTATGCTTGGTGTTACCCCCCATGTTAAAGAGGACGGCACGATTACTCTTAATATTGTGCCTGTGTTTTCTGATGTGGAAGAAACTCCTGAGCAGCAGCTTGATGAGAACGGTGTGGTTGTAGCCAGCTATCCGAACATTAATCTTAAGGAAGCGGGAACTGTGCTGAACCTTGAAAGCGGCTCGACAGTTGTGATGGGCGGGCTGATAAGCAATGTTGAAACCGAAGACGAAACAAAGGTTCCTCTGCTCGGGGATGTTCCTTTTCTCGGGTATCTTTTTAAATCTAAATATAAATATACGCAAAAAAGAGAACTGGTGATTTTTCTGACTGCCACCATTATCAGCGGGTAA
- a CDS encoding MFS transporter → MQSNNKPLLSFGILSLSLLTIMAGAAVSPALADIQNSIKGAQPTLIKMILTLPAVFIIPTSYCIGKFSGGISKKNLALAGVAIYTVSGCWAFFATDIYMLLASRAVLGVAVGIIMPVAAALIADFFHGEKRMRMMGYNAAFANFGGILATFSSGLLASINWRYAFLVYAMGIPVFIIAMLFIKEPEQTKNFDKKAPRLKLPLEVYIKALPGFLVFLGFYTIPTNIAVYLASAGLGGPKEAGYAMAFSTGTAMLLGLTVAKVRKKLGRVYVPSIAFSMLICHLLLGFTSSVAAVNLAMIANGYTLSMSIPYIMVKATEAAKGNNVAATSAVTLSIFIGQFFSPIVMDTIAKAADVHRVNFNFQLVAAATAFIFIITVFRSFRHSEP, encoded by the coding sequence ATGCAGAGTAACAATAAACCTCTCCTCTCCTTCGGAATACTATCACTTTCTCTACTGACAATAATGGCGGGAGCCGCTGTGTCTCCTGCACTTGCAGATATTCAGAACAGCATAAAGGGTGCCCAGCCGACACTCATAAAAATGATCCTTACCCTGCCCGCTGTCTTTATTATCCCCACATCCTATTGTATCGGGAAATTCTCCGGCGGAATATCTAAGAAAAATCTTGCTCTTGCAGGGGTAGCAATCTATACCGTTTCAGGCTGCTGGGCTTTCTTTGCAACAGATATCTATATGCTTCTTGCCTCCAGAGCAGTTCTGGGCGTTGCTGTCGGTATCATAATGCCTGTTGCAGCAGCTCTGATAGCAGACTTCTTTCATGGAGAAAAGCGGATGCGCATGATGGGGTACAATGCCGCTTTTGCGAATTTCGGCGGAATTCTCGCAACATTTTCTTCCGGACTGCTGGCATCCATAAACTGGCGGTACGCTTTCCTTGTTTATGCTATGGGGATACCGGTTTTCATAATTGCTATGCTTTTCATTAAAGAACCGGAACAGACAAAGAATTTTGACAAAAAGGCACCAAGACTTAAACTGCCTCTTGAGGTATATATAAAAGCACTCCCAGGCTTTCTGGTGTTTCTGGGGTTTTACACTATACCTACCAATATCGCAGTATATCTTGCCTCCGCAGGGCTGGGAGGTCCGAAAGAAGCGGGATACGCTATGGCATTCTCAACAGGAACAGCGATGCTTCTTGGGCTCACAGTTGCAAAAGTCAGAAAAAAACTTGGACGTGTCTACGTACCTTCAATAGCCTTTTCCATGCTCATATGTCATCTGCTTCTTGGCTTTACAAGCTCTGTGGCAGCAGTCAACTTAGCCATGATAGCAAACGGATATACCCTGAGTATGTCCATACCGTATATTATGGTCAAGGCAACAGAAGCGGCAAAGGGCAATAATGTAGCAGCCACATCAGCAGTTACCCTATCCATATTCATCGGTCAGTTTTTCTCACCTATAGTAATGGATACAATAGCAAAAGCAGCCGATGTGCACAGAGTTAATTTCAACTTTCAGCTTGTCGCAGCCGCCACAGCATTTATTTTTATTATCACTGTCTTCAGAAGTTTTCGTCATTCCGAGCCCTGA
- a CDS encoding bacteriohemerythrin, producing the protein MKAVWTSSLESGNATIDEQHKELFEHINNFFDSISREFSHEITVRTLNYLVKYVRFHFSTEEELMRKSGYPDLKEHMSAHRNIVNTLMACYKKLISSGNSERVEDELTTLLQVWFVEHIMGYDLRLAAYLRSNAE; encoded by the coding sequence ATGAAAGCAGTATGGACATCATCGCTTGAAAGTGGTAACGCAACAATTGACGAACAGCACAAAGAACTATTTGAACACATCAATAACTTCTTTGACAGCATAAGCAGAGAGTTCAGCCACGAAATAACCGTGCGCACCCTGAACTATCTTGTAAAATATGTCCGTTTCCATTTCAGCACTGAAGAAGAACTTATGAGAAAGAGCGGCTACCCTGACTTGAAAGAGCATATGTCTGCACACAGAAATATTGTGAATACTCTTATGGCCTGCTATAAAAAACTTATATCTTCAGGCAATTCTGAACGCGTGGAAGATGAGCTCACAACTCTGCTTCAGGTGTGGTTTGTAGAACATATAATGGGCTATGACCTCAGACTGGCTGCATACCTCAGAAGCAATGCAGAGTAA
- the hemW gene encoding radical SAM family heme chaperone HemW, translated as MKGLYVHLPFCRNKCAYCGFYSETDCYDTQADYFKALISDLRSRKKHAYETLYIGGGTPSTADRKLLASFLDAVSITCRWDFKESTIEANPESIDKEFCRIVDFYKFSRVSIGCQSTSDDVLQKLTRIHSASDIFHSYDMVRKLCPDTDVSLDMMYDIPGTQFESTYKTLKDLIALNPEHISAYTYSFDTEFLKEGDADATDFMVVRDELENAGYVKYEISNFARPGHESMHNINYWMLGEYDGIGSSAWSLSYEDGKRILRGKSDNLPEYIHSPKEYAETEITEPPQTALEEIVFGLRLAKGLDAEKICTNVNAELKEKIYNLFSDLSEKELLSWDGSNVSLKKRGELLLDSVQSLLWQLLP; from the coding sequence GTGAAAGGTCTTTATGTCCATCTGCCATTTTGCAGAAACAAGTGTGCATACTGCGGGTTCTACTCTGAGACAGACTGCTATGACACACAGGCGGACTATTTCAAAGCCCTGATATCTGATCTGCGAAGCAGGAAAAAACATGCTTACGAAACGCTGTATATTGGCGGAGGAACACCGTCAACAGCAGACAGAAAGCTCCTTGCTTCATTTCTGGACGCTGTTTCAATAACATGCAGATGGGATTTTAAAGAGAGCACTATTGAAGCAAATCCGGAAAGTATTGATAAAGAGTTTTGCAGGATAGTGGATTTTTATAAGTTTTCACGGGTAAGTATAGGGTGCCAGAGTACCTCTGACGATGTACTGCAAAAGCTGACAAGGATACACTCAGCGAGCGATATATTCCACTCTTACGACATGGTGCGTAAGCTCTGTCCGGACACTGATGTCAGCCTTGACATGATGTATGATATACCCGGCACACAGTTTGAGAGCACTTATAAAACACTCAAAGACCTAATAGCATTAAATCCTGAACATATTTCTGCATACACATACAGCTTTGATACAGAGTTCCTCAAAGAGGGAGATGCTGACGCAACAGACTTTATGGTTGTACGTGACGAACTTGAAAATGCAGGATATGTAAAATATGAAATATCAAATTTTGCAAGACCCGGACATGAGAGCATGCATAATATAAACTACTGGATGCTTGGTGAATATGACGGCATAGGTTCTTCTGCATGGTCACTCAGCTACGAAGATGGCAAGCGCATACTCAGAGGCAAATCCGACAATCTGCCTGAGTATATTCATTCTCCGAAGGAATATGCGGAAACAGAGATCACAGAGCCTCCGCAAACCGCTCTGGAAGAGATTGTGTTCGGGCTGCGACTGGCAAAAGGGCTGGACGCTGAAAAAATATGTACGAATGTTAATGCAGAACTAAAGGAAAAAATATATAATTTGTTTTCTGACCTGTCAGAAAAGGAGCTTTTATCATGGGATGGTTCAAACGTGTCGCTGAAAAAAAGGGGAGAATTGCTGCTGGACTCTGTACAGTCTTTGCTGTGGCAGCTCTTACCATAG
- a CDS encoding ArsR/SmtB family transcription factor encodes MTDDIFQISEPHEDLLSELRGKMLSDDSLKDLADTFKLLSDFTRVKILYVLSLSELCVQDISELTGVSQSAVSHQLRILRNSRLVSWKKTGKQVFYSLNSDAVRALIEKGMEHSV; translated from the coding sequence ATGACTGACGATATATTTCAGATATCTGAACCCCATGAGGATCTTCTGTCTGAACTCAGAGGGAAGATGCTTTCTGACGATTCGCTGAAAGATCTGGCGGACACATTCAAGCTTTTATCAGATTTCACAAGGGTGAAGATCCTTTATGTGTTGTCCCTCTCTGAACTTTGTGTTCAGGACATTTCCGAACTGACAGGGGTCTCCCAGTCTGCTGTGTCACATCAGCTTCGTATATTGCGCAACTCCCGTCTCGTCAGCTGGAAGAAAACCGGCAAACAGGTCTTTTACAGCCTAAACAGTGATGCTGTACGTGCCCTGATAGAAAAGGGTATGGAGCACAGTGTTTAA